A single region of the Leptospiraceae bacterium genome encodes:
- a CDS encoding SGNH/GDSL hydrolase family protein, translating to MNSLYTKYATTEFANYSTSCETIIIGDSTMDLARSVSTFYDTTKTLNYAVSGNTACDYLYQMEAIKCYPKNVLIATGDGNGVLRKVSSATSIDTMKKVILRIKEKWNANSIVIGIHPILLPNENLAKNPVNAGVSQLVSCFINPLPIFGVTETDPPDSSLMLDQIHYNATIYPKYKAQISSQCGISF from the coding sequence ATGAATTCACTTTATACAAAGTATGCAACAACGGAATTTGCAAATTATTCAACTTCTTGCGAAACAATAATTATCGGAGATTCTACGATGGACTTGGCACGCTCTGTTTCAACATTTTATGATACTACAAAAACTTTAAACTATGCAGTTTCGGGAAATACAGCCTGTGATTATCTTTATCAAATGGAGGCTATTAAGTGTTATCCAAAGAATGTATTGATCGCCACTGGAGACGGAAATGGAGTTCTAAGAAAAGTTTCGAGTGCGACTAGCATTGACACAATGAAAAAAGTTATTCTTAGAATAAAAGAAAAATGGAATGCAAACAGCATCGTAATAGGAATTCATCCCATTCTTTTGCCGAATGAAAATCTTGCTAAAAATCCAGTCAATGCAGGAGTTAGCCAGCTTGTGTCTTGTTTTATAAATCCCCTTCCTATTTTTGGCGTGACAGAGACTGATCCGCCAGACAGTTCCTTGATGCTAGATCAAATTCATTACAATGCAACCATCTACCCAAAATACAAGGCACAGATTTCAAGCCAGTGCGGTATCAGTTTTTAA
- a CDS encoding MotA/TolQ/ExbB proton channel family protein codes for MNLFSLFQSGGFLMYPLAIITIINTSLILHLFTTLLRLVKDVNSIQKKTPSSSIMKLLFKASKHSGKRKFWMVFEDQLVLYERRIYWLSNLAGLSTLSGLLGTVIGIYISFQNMKVSGSASAEVFADGIGVALLTTIAGLMIAIPSMMSFYILKHLLEVIEEKAYAFLFHSEEANIH; via the coding sequence TTGAATTTATTTTCCCTTTTTCAATCTGGCGGATTCTTAATGTATCCGCTTGCAATTATTACAATCATCAATACTTCACTTATCTTGCACCTCTTCACTACTCTTTTGAGATTAGTAAAAGATGTTAACTCCATTCAAAAAAAAACTCCGTCTAGCTCTATAATGAAATTATTGTTTAAAGCTTCCAAGCATTCTGGAAAAAGAAAATTCTGGATGGTGTTTGAGGATCAGCTGGTGCTCTACGAGAGGCGTATTTATTGGTTGAGTAACCTTGCCGGCTTATCAACGTTATCCGGTCTGCTCGGAACTGTGATTGGAATTTATATTTCTTTTCAAAACATGAAAGTAAGTGGTTCGGCTTCAGCGGAAGTATTTGCGGATGGAATCGGCGTTGCTTTACTTACAACAATTGCTGGACTCATGATAGCCATTCCCTCTATGATGTCTTTCTATATATTGAAACATTTACTAGAAGTCATAGAAGAAAAGGCGTATGCATTTTTATTTCATTCGGAAGAGGCGAATATTCATTAG
- a CDS encoding bile acid:sodium symporter family protein has product MIYRITSLFPLWILIVSIVSFIYPPLISWFKGDYISFALALIMLGMGLTLTLDDFKRVLKFPKSVLIGVFLQYTVMPLSGYAIAYIYDLPTPFAVGLILVACCPGGTASNVLTFIAKADVALSVTLTSISTLLSVLLTPLLTLYLAGNRVDVNSVGLLLSTLKVIILPVAIGVFLNYFFPKLTKKLSVVSPLLAVLMIILIVASVIAANKAPITESGFKLLASVFSLHIAGFFFGYILSILLKENLISARTISIEVGMQNSGLGVLLARENFTNPLTAVPCAISSLAHSLIASVLAAFWRRGK; this is encoded by the coding sequence TTGATCTATCGCATAACTTCTCTATTCCCACTATGGATACTGATTGTGTCCATAGTTTCTTTTATTTATCCTCCTTTGATTTCGTGGTTTAAAGGGGATTATATCTCTTTTGCGCTGGCACTCATCATGCTTGGTATGGGTTTAACTCTTACGCTTGACGATTTCAAAAGAGTTCTCAAATTTCCTAAATCAGTTTTAATTGGAGTATTTCTGCAATACACGGTGATGCCTCTGTCTGGATATGCGATTGCCTATATTTATGATTTGCCGACTCCCTTTGCTGTAGGGCTAATCCTTGTTGCCTGCTGTCCTGGAGGCACTGCATCGAATGTTTTGACATTTATTGCGAAGGCGGATGTTGCGTTATCTGTTACCCTCACTTCTATTTCTACTTTGCTCTCTGTTCTCCTGACTCCACTTCTAACTTTGTATCTAGCTGGAAACCGAGTTGATGTAAATTCTGTAGGGCTTCTGCTTAGCACTTTAAAGGTAATCATTTTACCCGTTGCCATTGGTGTATTTTTAAATTACTTTTTTCCTAAGCTTACAAAAAAACTTTCAGTTGTTTCTCCACTTCTAGCTGTCTTAATGATTATATTAATTGTAGCCTCGGTCATTGCTGCAAATAAAGCACCTATTACTGAGTCCGGCTTTAAACTTTTAGCTTCTGTATTTTCTTTACATATTGCAGGATTTTTCTTTGGGTATATATTGAGTATCCTTTTAAAAGAGAATTTAATTTCTGCTAGGACAATTTCGATTGAAGTAGGAATGCAAAATTCAGGTCTTGGAGTATTGCTTGCTCGCGAAAATTTTACAAATCCGCTGACAGCAGTTCCCTGTGCGATTTCGAGTCTTGCTCATTCGCTGATTGCAAGTGTGCTAGCGGCATTTTGGAGAAGGGGAAAATAA
- a CDS encoding response regulator codes for MSSNKNYKSYRILLLEDDPNSAEIVTRTLEKYNILIDHVVNARLAINKLKIPYDLIISDVMMPVMDGFSFIEKYREEIQNTPIIIITALQEKEDILRAAALRITHYLIKPFEQSKLLAKVTEALGIKETDLVSKKDFPFSISHDVINESSIKLIIKGITNSTQFKNTLANYIAELKTYSSSIKDFTIFVSNEFNYTQGAVDLIDFLLQEIMEEFKVKENRFLLRGDFFSKLPEEEITRTKILKLTITSSSKG; via the coding sequence ATGTCATCGAATAAAAATTATAAAAGCTATCGAATCCTACTATTAGAAGACGATCCCAATTCTGCTGAAATAGTAACCAGAACATTAGAAAAATATAATATACTAATAGATCACGTTGTCAACGCGAGACTTGCTATTAATAAATTAAAAATCCCTTATGACTTAATCATCTCGGATGTCATGATGCCGGTCATGGATGGATTTAGTTTCATTGAAAAATACAGAGAGGAAATTCAAAATACTCCAATCATTATAATCACTGCACTGCAAGAAAAAGAAGACATACTAAGAGCAGCAGCCTTGCGGATAACGCACTATCTAATCAAACCATTCGAACAATCAAAATTGCTTGCAAAAGTTACCGAGGCTCTCGGTATTAAAGAAACAGATTTGGTTTCTAAAAAAGATTTTCCTTTTTCTATTTCGCATGACGTCATAAATGAATCAAGTATCAAGTTGATAATAAAAGGCATTACTAATTCCACACAATTTAAAAATACGCTGGCAAATTACATTGCTGAACTCAAAACTTATTCTTCGAGTATAAAGGATTTTACAATATTTGTAAGCAATGAATTCAATTATACCCAGGGCGCTGTGGATTTGATTGACTTTCTTTTGCAAGAAATTATGGAAGAGTTCAAAGTAAAAGAAAATCGATTTTTACTGCGAGGAGATTTTTTTTCAAAGCTACCAGAAGAAGAAATTACACGAACAAAAATTTTAAAACTAACGATTACCAGCAGTTCAAAGGGATGA
- a CDS encoding type II toxin-antitoxin system prevent-host-death family antitoxin encodes MLAIGIRELKSQLSQYIKIVQTGEILLITDRNRIVAELRGSSQDKNFSNDSKLEKYISKSTEGGIIKKAVRSESFIDSFYKKNKTKAKLDWRKVYAEIKEDR; translated from the coding sequence ATGTTAGCCATCGGAATACGAGAATTAAAAAGTCAATTAAGTCAGTATATAAAGATTGTCCAAACAGGAGAAATACTTTTGATAACTGATCGAAATCGGATCGTCGCAGAGTTAAGAGGGTCTAGTCAGGACAAAAATTTCAGTAATGATTCTAAGTTAGAAAAATACATTTCCAAGTCTACTGAGGGAGGGATTATTAAGAAAGCGGTTAGGAGTGAGTCTTTTATTGATTCATTTTATAAAAAAAATAAAACCAAAGCAAAGCTAGATTGGAGAAAAGTCTATGCTGAGATAAAAGAGGATAGATGA
- a CDS encoding cyclic nucleotide-binding domain-containing protein, translating into MASIVSLKAGKTIFKEGDFGKSMYIVLEGTVEIYVILNRQETHLATMNQGDFFGEMALFRDKPRSACARVITDVRLAVIESRAQLEKFLSDNPLFAAKMVNIMAARLANTNDLLFQKINELSAKKMEFQ; encoded by the coding sequence ATGGCATCCATTGTTAGTTTAAAAGCGGGCAAAACTATCTTCAAAGAAGGGGATTTTGGAAAGTCCATGTACATCGTCCTTGAAGGCACGGTAGAAATTTATGTAATTTTAAACCGACAAGAGACACATCTTGCTACTATGAACCAAGGTGACTTTTTCGGAGAGATGGCATTGTTTCGTGATAAACCGAGAAGTGCCTGCGCGAGGGTAATCACTGACGTTCGTTTAGCAGTCATAGAGAGTCGTGCACAATTAGAAAAATTTCTATCGGATAATCCGTTGTTTGCCGCTAAGATGGTAAATATTATGGCGGCGCGTTTGGCGAATACAAACGATTTACTCTTTCAGAAAATCAACGAGCTATCCGCAAAGAAAATGGAATTCCAGTGA
- a CDS encoding HAMP domain-containing histidine kinase, with translation MEKKFIFIGCSFIFLISFTRIFEYATESELGIDFALFHFKNYGKWYSTAAKTSFFGSLCSALAGAGIMLLSIKSKIKLFEYTAFFLGNIIGFIGAIFSLGYIYGVPLFYSTNQIPMSLNSAISFVFLGIGISLAGSIPEMRHRLIVEIQLDEAKKQIESAFHYSASGMALIGINDNWLRVNQPFCNILGYTKEELTSRQFFSLLEKEFVIDYIVKFDELLSAKVESLQMENRLEHKSGALVWALLSISLLRDEKNLPEYYIIQMQDITKLKKIESDLLNAKNVLEEALHSKSHFFASMSHELKTPLQSILGYSELIAEEAAQISAEQIFSDSLKINRSGKNLLKMINDILDIAKLDAKKMEVKNDLFELNTLLDELIDTIKPLLSANKNTFSLSISEEITLIYQDIDKLKHILLNLLSNACKFTNGGSISLIVKLTRIDLGKWIQFEVVDSGIGISEEDSSKIFNPFQRSVDSNTRKYAGTGLGLTIAKQFANLLGGDLSVESKVNEGSRFIVVLPLREPPGLQDV, from the coding sequence ATGGAAAAGAAATTTATTTTCATTGGCTGTTCTTTTATTTTTTTAATTTCATTCACTAGAATTTTTGAATACGCAACCGAATCTGAACTTGGGATTGATTTTGCGCTTTTTCATTTTAAGAATTATGGGAAATGGTATAGCACTGCGGCAAAGACTTCTTTCTTTGGCTCTCTTTGCTCTGCACTTGCTGGAGCAGGCATAATGCTATTATCCATTAAGTCAAAGATAAAACTATTTGAATACACCGCTTTCTTTTTAGGAAATATCATTGGATTCATCGGAGCTATTTTTTCACTCGGATATATTTACGGAGTGCCTTTATTTTATTCTACAAACCAGATTCCAATGTCACTCAATAGCGCAATTTCTTTTGTTTTTTTGGGGATAGGAATTTCTCTCGCAGGCTCAATTCCAGAAATGAGGCATAGATTAATTGTAGAAATTCAGCTAGATGAAGCAAAGAAGCAAATCGAAAGCGCATTCCATTATTCTGCCTCGGGGATGGCACTCATTGGGATAAATGATAATTGGCTCAGAGTCAACCAGCCTTTTTGCAATATCTTAGGATATACAAAAGAGGAACTAACGTCTAGACAGTTTTTTAGCCTATTAGAAAAAGAATTCGTTATAGACTACATTGTAAAGTTTGATGAATTGTTATCGGCGAAAGTAGAAAGTCTGCAAATGGAAAATAGGCTCGAACATAAATCAGGCGCTTTAGTCTGGGCACTCTTGAGCATCTCTCTACTCAGAGATGAAAAAAATCTCCCTGAATACTATATCATCCAGATGCAAGATATTACTAAACTTAAAAAAATTGAATCTGACTTATTAAACGCGAAAAATGTTTTGGAAGAAGCCTTACACTCAAAGAGTCATTTTTTTGCTTCCATGAGTCATGAATTAAAAACTCCACTTCAATCAATCCTTGGTTACAGTGAATTAATCGCTGAAGAAGCAGCACAGATAAGTGCCGAGCAGATATTCAGCGATAGCCTCAAGATCAATCGATCTGGGAAAAATTTACTGAAAATGATTAATGACATTTTGGACATCGCAAAATTAGACGCAAAAAAAATGGAAGTAAAGAATGATTTATTTGAATTAAATACATTATTAGATGAATTAATTGATACAATCAAACCGTTATTATCCGCAAATAAAAATACTTTTTCTCTTTCCATTTCGGAGGAGATAACTTTAATTTACCAAGACATTGACAAATTAAAGCATATACTATTAAACTTACTTTCGAATGCCTGTAAATTTACAAATGGTGGAAGTATTTCGCTTATCGTCAAATTGACCAGGATTGATTTAGGAAAATGGATACAATTCGAAGTAGTCGATTCGGGTATTGGAATCTCAGAAGAGGATTCTAGCAAGATTTTTAATCCATTCCAACGATCGGTTGATTCAAATACAAGAAAATATGCAGGTACAGGACTCGGACTCACCATCGCAAAACAGTTTGCCAATTTACTTGGTGGTGATCTCTCCGTAGAAAGTAAAGTGAATGAAGGTAGTCGATTCATTGTTGTTTTACCTCTCCGCGAACCGCCAGGTTTACAGGATGTATAA
- a CDS encoding SDR family NAD(P)-dependent oxidoreductase produces MNINFWQNKTIVITGTSSGIGEAILFALKEIPCTIFALDRNPKNMEAFHNAEIIPIQCDISSDADILNVQKQISAKTDKVDVLFNNAGITTHGRFDETDISVFRKTFDINFFGTVNLTSKLIEPIKRAKGVMIVTSTVSGLYGVPARAAYSSSKSALHAVFESIRIELSEIGVRSIIFCPPYTKTNLRTSGLTGSGEKLNDKQHGGKLLTPDQVANAMLAAVEDKNSRLVTMDKSGFFVKVLRLFAPALLEKKMFKKLYNDFHH; encoded by the coding sequence ATGAATATAAATTTTTGGCAAAACAAAACGATAGTTATTACCGGCACATCTAGCGGCATCGGCGAAGCAATATTATTCGCTCTAAAAGAGATTCCCTGCACAATATTTGCGCTAGACCGCAATCCTAAGAACATGGAAGCGTTTCATAACGCGGAAATTATTCCAATTCAGTGTGATATTAGTTCCGATGCCGATATACTTAACGTCCAAAAGCAAATCTCAGCTAAGACTGATAAAGTAGATGTATTATTTAATAACGCAGGAATTACCACTCATGGTAGATTTGATGAGACAGATATAAGTGTTTTCCGAAAAACGTTCGATATTAATTTCTTTGGAACTGTAAATCTAACTTCTAAACTAATTGAACCGATTAAGCGAGCCAAAGGGGTAATGATTGTTACCTCCACAGTCTCCGGCTTATACGGAGTTCCTGCGAGAGCAGCCTACTCTTCATCGAAGTCTGCCCTCCACGCTGTCTTTGAATCCATTCGAATCGAACTTTCCGAAATTGGTGTGCGTTCTATTATCTTCTGTCCTCCTTACACTAAAACCAACCTCAGAACTTCCGGCTTAACAGGGTCAGGTGAAAAGTTAAACGACAAACAACACGGAGGAAAACTACTCACTCCCGATCAAGTAGCAAACGCCATGTTAGCCGCAGTGGAAGATAAAAATTCTAGATTAGTGACAATGGATAAAAGCGGATTCTTTGTGAAGGTATTACGGTTATTTGCCCCTGCTTTATTAGAGAAGAAGATGTTTAAAAAATTATATAACGACTTTCATCACTGA
- a CDS encoding ATP-binding protein — MTEEELSVLIYEWQSFLLSQDEGIERDAEKIILESIGSKPMKIITGFRRSGKSFIVQRIARKLVNSKKYSRENLLYLNFEDFRLAEVLSPKDLSRIYDFFLSRIARKGKKLLILDEIQNVNGWDKWIRTIYEKEKDIEIVLTGSNSQLLSQELGTNLAGRFIEFFIFPFSFKEFLTYRQIYVSHEKDYLRNRQEIRTQFYEFLKFGGLPEVLDIRNEESKLSYLQGIVTKVILDDVIKRFNIENINLLEKLLSYLLSTAGNIVAYTKLKNRIQAYGLYDIKVETIIKYINYLTKPFALVELNKFDWKQSKVFSTSKKFYAIDTGLLSLYRPFNENYPYRLENVLFLELKRKTREMYYGLIENHAEIDFLTHSNLENWHLYQVSAELKEENLKRELNAFYLADKHLKKGKFTVFTLEEESNDLSFKGISIYQRNIIRYLLFGEME; from the coding sequence ATGACAGAAGAGGAGCTTTCAGTTCTTATTTATGAGTGGCAGTCTTTTTTATTATCCCAAGACGAAGGAATTGAGCGAGACGCTGAAAAGATTATTTTAGAAAGCATTGGCTCTAAACCTATGAAAATCATTACTGGATTTCGTCGCTCTGGTAAATCTTTTATCGTTCAAAGAATTGCTCGAAAATTAGTTAATTCCAAAAAGTATTCGCGTGAAAATCTTTTGTATTTGAACTTCGAAGACTTTCGTCTTGCCGAGGTATTGAGTCCAAAAGATTTATCTCGCATTTACGATTTCTTTCTATCTCGAATTGCGAGAAAAGGAAAAAAACTTTTAATTTTAGATGAAATTCAAAATGTAAATGGATGGGATAAATGGATTCGAACGATTTATGAGAAAGAGAAGGATATAGAGATTGTCCTCACTGGTTCAAACTCACAACTCCTCTCGCAAGAATTAGGCACAAACCTAGCCGGACGTTTTATTGAATTTTTCATTTTCCCTTTTAGTTTTAAAGAATTTTTAACTTACCGGCAAATTTATGTTAGTCACGAGAAAGATTATTTACGAAATCGACAGGAAATTAGAACTCAGTTTTATGAATTTCTAAAGTTTGGAGGATTACCGGAAGTTCTAGATATTCGAAATGAAGAGTCAAAACTATCCTACCTACAGGGAATTGTTACAAAGGTTATTCTAGACGATGTAATAAAAAGATTCAATATCGAAAATATCAATCTTTTGGAAAAGCTTTTAAGTTATCTTTTGTCCACTGCTGGAAATATTGTAGCTTATACAAAACTCAAAAATAGAATCCAGGCGTATGGGTTGTATGATATTAAAGTAGAAACTATTATCAAATACATTAACTATCTTACTAAACCATTTGCATTAGTAGAATTGAATAAATTCGATTGGAAACAAAGTAAGGTTTTCTCTACTTCAAAAAAATTCTACGCAATTGATACCGGCCTTTTAAGTTTATATAGACCGTTTAATGAGAATTATCCGTATCGTTTAGAAAATGTTTTATTTCTAGAATTAAAACGCAAAACTAGAGAGATGTATTATGGTTTAATCGAGAATCATGCTGAAATAGATTTTCTAACTCATTCCAACTTAGAGAATTGGCATCTCTACCAAGTGTCGGCAGAGCTAAAAGAGGAAAATCTAAAACGAGAACTAAATGCATTTTACCTCGCGGATAAACACTTAAAGAAAGGAAAATTTACTGTGTTTACGCTAGAAGAAGAATCAAACGATCTCTCCTTTAAAGGTATTTCAATTTATCAAAGAAACATTATCAGATACTTACTATTTGGAGAAATGGAATAA
- a CDS encoding PIN domain-containing protein, with amino-acid sequence MNLFIDSSFLLSILFEEEGSDECYQIWKKGKSRLGSILISIESINSIRRTFQNTNLKQTNRILREKEKSCELMLSEISQRNIDSTIYEIIKSKKEISGCRSLDAIHIATALEFKRNSLSEIYICSTDKRLRDVAKKVSFPILPEKVSVS; translated from the coding sequence ATGAATTTATTTATAGATTCCAGTTTTTTACTTTCTATTCTTTTTGAAGAGGAGGGATCGGATGAATGCTATCAAATTTGGAAGAAGGGTAAATCGAGATTAGGCTCTATTCTTATTTCTATCGAGTCAATTAATTCTATCAGGCGAACTTTTCAGAATACCAATCTAAAACAAACCAATCGCATTTTAAGAGAAAAAGAAAAGTCTTGTGAATTGATGCTCTCTGAAATCTCACAAAGAAATATTGACTCAACGATTTATGAAATTATAAAATCTAAAAAAGAGATATCAGGATGCAGATCATTAGATGCAATTCATATTGCTACTGCCCTGGAATTTAAAAGAAATAGTTTATCAGAAATTTATATTTGTTCTACAGACAAGAGACTTCGCGATGTAGCAAAAAAAGTTTCCTTCCCAATCTTGCCAGAAAAAGTAAGCGTCAGTTAG
- a CDS encoding aldehyde dehydrogenase family protein — MRYKLWIGGDWKETGDTRIISSPFSETTVGLCEQAGESEVEEAIEFAKSAFDKFKKVSRYTRSILLERIAEGIEKRRDEFISVIIEEAGKPIMLAEVEVSRAISCFQIASEECKRYAGDIIPLDSDRNGREFDSAISFLTPRGVILAITPFNFPLNLVAHKVAPALAIGASVILKPSPEAPGASNLLAQVFADAAKFISDSLEKIPLAAFQVVHCSNELASVMVKDERVSTLSFTGSDRVGWELQTLARHKKVCLELGGNAAVIVHKDADLERAVSRCVFGAFAYAGQVCISVQKIFIHHSIFSEFKKKFLRETEKVIVGNPFERDTLIGPLINRKARDRILNWVEEAKRANALFLNSVNAVDNIVYPIVLESVPPYLKISTEEVFGPVVILDDYTNFSEAVQRVNDSRFGLQVGVFTDSDKIMRQATDDLDVGAILFNEIPGFRVDHMPYGGVKDSGLGREGIRFAMEEFSERKTIIKRRNKNVIE, encoded by the coding sequence TTGCGATACAAACTTTGGATAGGCGGAGATTGGAAAGAAACTGGGGATACTCGCATTATATCTTCCCCTTTTTCTGAAACCACTGTTGGTCTTTGTGAACAAGCAGGGGAATCAGAGGTTGAGGAAGCAATTGAATTTGCAAAATCCGCATTTGATAAATTCAAAAAAGTTTCACGCTATACAAGATCCATTTTGCTAGAACGAATTGCAGAGGGAATTGAAAAACGTAGAGACGAATTTATTTCCGTCATAATCGAAGAAGCAGGTAAACCAATTATGCTCGCAGAAGTCGAAGTAAGTCGCGCAATTTCCTGTTTTCAAATTGCAAGTGAGGAATGTAAACGTTATGCGGGAGATATTATTCCACTAGACAGCGATCGAAACGGAAGGGAGTTTGATTCTGCAATAAGCTTTCTTACACCACGAGGAGTTATTTTAGCAATCACTCCCTTTAATTTTCCACTCAATCTTGTTGCACATAAAGTCGCCCCTGCCCTCGCTATCGGAGCAAGTGTAATTTTAAAACCATCCCCTGAAGCACCTGGAGCTTCAAATTTACTTGCGCAAGTTTTTGCGGATGCTGCAAAATTCATTTCCGATTCCCTCGAAAAAATTCCTCTCGCCGCGTTTCAAGTTGTTCACTGTTCAAATGAATTAGCCTCAGTAATGGTGAAGGATGAGCGGGTATCCACTCTTAGCTTCACAGGAAGTGATCGTGTAGGATGGGAATTGCAAACACTCGCTCGTCACAAAAAAGTTTGTCTCGAACTAGGAGGAAACGCTGCGGTCATTGTTCACAAAGACGCCGATTTAGAAAGAGCCGTTAGCCGCTGTGTATTTGGTGCGTTTGCATACGCAGGTCAAGTTTGTATATCCGTTCAAAAAATATTTATTCATCATAGTATTTTTTCGGAATTTAAAAAAAAGTTTCTAAGGGAAACAGAAAAGGTCATAGTAGGCAATCCATTTGAAAGAGATACGCTCATCGGTCCTTTAATCAATCGAAAAGCAAGAGATCGAATTCTTAACTGGGTAGAAGAAGCAAAGAGAGCAAATGCACTTTTCTTAAATTCCGTCAACGCAGTGGATAATATAGTATATCCAATCGTATTAGAATCAGTCCCTCCTTATCTAAAAATTTCAACAGAAGAAGTCTTTGGACCGGTCGTAATTTTGGATGACTATACAAACTTCTCAGAGGCAGTGCAAAGAGTAAATGATTCTCGATTTGGTCTTCAAGTGGGAGTATTTACAGATAGCGATAAAATTATGCGACAGGCAACAGATGATTTGGATGTGGGTGCAATTTTATTCAATGAAATTCCAGGCTTTCGCGTAGATCATATGCCTTACGGTGGCGTAAAAGATTCAGGCCTTGGACGAGAAGGTATTCGGTTTGCAATGGAAGAATTTAGTGAGCGCAAAACAATTATTAAACGGAGAAATAAGAATGTCATCGAATAA
- a CDS encoding acyltransferase, producing MIQTTNLYIELFGMILFILLAVSFSSFKNLFTLSTATPTKKGERSQVVDFVRGIAMCSIVIIHIDSYFAFFHPKDTQLISSKWLANLSRFCVPAFIFSSGFFLSWKGNSAFWVSKLKNLLVPYVIIACIGYFTKYPPADFLSDIIPKLLLGQVFQPYYYVPLLFGFYFLFAFVFRNIQTWSSGIFHSVLVFSFLLNFASNHFYPSSLPILGNLEAISFSNYLFFFVAGFSAKRILTNKEIFLEQLQANRYYFPTLLFAMFLYLAVVTYFTVSINLEISNHFLFYPIACFVVLTFLGIKMESTQSVQWKRVYSGLAYIGENSLALFLLHPMTIHLMHMIDPYYFGGFYLGWIITFVINIAIPLIVWKLAYGIIGRITGTEKKA from the coding sequence ATGATACAAACAACTAATTTATATATCGAACTTTTTGGAATGATTCTTTTCATCTTACTCGCAGTAAGTTTTTCGTCATTCAAAAATTTATTTACTCTTTCCACAGCAACACCGACCAAGAAAGGAGAAAGAAGCCAAGTTGTGGACTTCGTTAGAGGTATTGCAATGTGCTCCATTGTAATTATTCATATAGATTCCTATTTTGCGTTCTTTCATCCGAAAGATACTCAGTTAATTTCATCCAAATGGCTGGCAAATCTCTCCCGATTTTGTGTTCCAGCTTTTATTTTTTCTTCTGGATTCTTTCTTTCCTGGAAAGGAAACTCCGCCTTCTGGGTTTCTAAACTTAAAAATTTGCTGGTGCCATACGTAATCATTGCCTGCATTGGATACTTCACAAAATATCCACCTGCTGATTTTCTATCAGACATAATTCCAAAGCTTCTTCTCGGACAAGTCTTCCAACCTTATTATTATGTCCCTCTTCTCTTTGGATTTTATTTTCTATTTGCATTTGTATTTCGAAATATTCAAACTTGGAGTTCAGGAATTTTTCATTCCGTGCTTGTATTTTCTTTTTTACTCAACTTTGCTTCGAACCATTTCTATCCAAGTTCATTGCCTATCCTCGGTAATCTGGAAGCAATTAGTTTTTCAAATTACCTCTTCTTCTTTGTCGCAGGGTTCAGTGCTAAAAGAATTTTAACAAACAAAGAAATTTTCTTAGAGCAACTACAGGCAAATAGATATTATTTCCCAACACTCCTTTTTGCAATGTTTCTATATCTAGCCGTAGTCACCTACTTCACAGTCAGCATAAACCTAGAAATTTCAAATCATTTCTTATTCTATCCAATCGCTTGTTTCGTTGTTCTCACCTTTCTTGGGATTAAAATGGAATCAACGCAATCTGTTCAATGGAAACGAGTTTACTCTGGATTAGCCTACATTGGCGAAAATAGTCTTGCCCTATTTCTACTTCATCCAATGACCATTCACTTAATGCATATGATAGATCCTTATTACTTCGGTGGATTTTATCTGGGCTGGATTATCACCTTTGTGATTAACATTGCTATTCCGCTCATTGTATGGAAACTGGCGTATGGAATTATAGGCAGGATAACTGGAACAGAAAAGAAAGCGTAA